In Camelina sativa cultivar DH55 chromosome 16, Cs, whole genome shotgun sequence, a single window of DNA contains:
- the LOC104754123 gene encoding probable F-box protein At5g47300, producing MTVMMLEDLWVEDILCRVPAISLKRLRSTCKQWNNLFSNSRFTRMHLEKGAKQFLVLMLKNGRVCSMSVKLHGTKPYVMATCERSLIDPGSSVQEQIVISHVFHCDGLLLCTENDYIMVVWNPYKILSYGYNQDQFEIYDINSNSWRTLDATPNCQLVCEQSGASLKGKTYWIASQGKEEKHPGIFLVSFDYTSEKFERLTGQIPIVMDDQNASLSVVREEKLAVLLKHEYTSKAEVWLTNKIDETKAISWSKVFALDLSPHLEYSHDISFLLYEEKKVLVMCDHSSCKNRVYIVGEDNRFTRQSFGDEDAWPFLFNYVPSLTQIQQGASGGKRKRGE from the exons ATGACAGTAATGATGTTGGAGGACCTTTGGGTAGAGGACATACTCTGTCGCGTTCCGGCCATATCTCTCAAGCGGTTGCGATCTACTTGCAAGCAATGGAACAATTTATTCAGCAATAGCAGATTCACTAGAATGCACTTGGAGAAAGGCGCAAAGCAGTTTCTTGTTCTCATGTTGAAGAACGGTAGAGTTTGCTCGATGAGTGTCAAACTCCATGGAACAAAACCATATGTAATGGCCACATGTGAACGTAGCCTAATCGATCCTGGTAGTTCAGTTCAAGAACAAATCGTGATCTCTCATGTTTTTCACTGCGACGGCTTATTGTTATGCACCGAAAACGACTATATAATGGTGGTTTGGAACCC CTACAAAATATTGAGTTATGGTTACAACCAAGATCAATTCgaaatatatgatattaactCAAACTCATGGAGGACTCTTGATGCCACTCCTAACTGCCAATTAGTTTGTGAACAAAGCGGCGCGTCTTTGAAAGGGAAGACTTACTGGATTGCTTCACAAGGAAAGGAGGAGAAACATCCCGGCATATTCTTAGTCAGCTTTGATTATACTAGCGAAAAATTTGAACGTCTTACGGGTCAGATTCCTATAGTTATGGATGATCAAAATGCTTCTCTATCGGTCGTTAGAGAAGAGAAACTCGCCGTGTTGTTAAAACACGAATATACATCAAAAGCTGAGGTATGGCTGACAAATAAGATTGATGAAACCAAAGCGATATCATGGAGCAAGGTGTTTGCATTGGATTTGAGCCCTCACCTCGAATATTCGCATGATATAAGTTTCTTGCTCTATGAGGAGAAGAAAGTCCTCGTGATGTGTGATCATTCCAGCTGCAAAAACAGGGTATACATTGTTGGAGAGGACAATAGATTCACACGACAGTCTTTTGGAGACGAAGATGCTTGGCCTTTTCTGTTTAATTATGTTCCAAGCTTGACTCAAATCCAGCAAGGTGCCTCCGgaggcaaaagaaaaagaggcgAATAA